Genomic segment of Streptomyces sp. NBC_01210:
GGCCGGCGCCCCGTCCCGTACCGCCTCGATGACCGCGTCGACGGTGTCGACGGGTACCAGCGGGCGGGCCGCGTCATGGACGAGGACGACGGTGATGTTGTCCGGAAGTGCGTCGAGGCCGAGGCGTACGGACTCCTGCCGGGTGTCGCCGCCGGCCACGACCAGGAAGTCGGTGCGTTCGGGCAGGGCGTGGTCGTCGAGGAGGTTCTTCACCTCGGGCGCGCCGTCGGGCGGGGCCACCACGACGACGAGCGAGACGGCCCGGGAGGCCGCCATGGCGCGTACGGCGTGGATCAGCATGGGCGTGCCGTTCAGCGCGCGGAGCGCCTTGGGGGCGCCGGGGCCGAGCCGTACGCCCCGGCCGGCCGCCGGGATCACCGCGGCGGTGCGGTACGGGCGCGATTCGTCTGACATCGGTTGCACTCCGGCAGGTTTGTTTCCTTGGCCGACATGGGTATGGCCACAGCGTGCCGGGCGCGACGCCTTGACCGGACCCTTCCGTGACAACTGGTCTGCGCCAGCCGCCCGGGCCCGGCACGGCCAGTGGTACGGCGCAGACTGGTTCGGCGCACGTGCACTGTGAGCACAGACACCTTTAATACAGGCACCGTTGAACACAGACACGTTGAACACAGACACAGTGAGCACAGCTGCACGGGGAGCACAGCTGTAGGTGCCAGCGACGGACATGCCGCAGCGCCCGGCGACAGGACTGTTTTCACAGCATGTCAGCGGGCACCGCGGCATCGTTGTGCGCGTTACGCGTCAGGACGCGAGGACCTCGTCGAGCAGAGCCTCGGCCTTGTCTTCGTTGGTGTTCTCCGCGAGGGCCAGCTCGCTCACCAGGATCTGGCGCGCCTTGGCGAGCATCCGCTTCTCACCTGCGGAAAGCCCACGCTCTCGCTCACGACGCCACAGGTCACGCACCACTTCGGC
This window contains:
- the ispD gene encoding 2-C-methyl-D-erythritol 4-phosphate cytidylyltransferase, which produces MSDESRPYRTAAVIPAAGRGVRLGPGAPKALRALNGTPMLIHAVRAMAASRAVSLVVVVAPPDGAPEVKNLLDDHALPERTDFLVVAGGDTRQESVRLGLDALPDNITVVLVHDAARPLVPVDTVDAVIEAVRDGAPAVVPALPVADTVKEVEPTEKGRPEPVVATLERARLRAVQTPQGFDRDTLVRAHETVAVNGEGATDDAGMVEQLGTPVVVVPGHEEAFKVTRPLDLVLAEAVLARRRANDVF